In the Diprion similis isolate iyDipSimi1 chromosome 13, iyDipSimi1.1, whole genome shotgun sequence genome, TATCATAGTCATAGATCTATTGTGAAGGTTttaccgttaaaaaaaaaaaaagaagaaaaaaacaaacggaaacaGGTAATTACAAATTCCGTGAACGTGATGGTCGTTTTTTAACGATTATAAACAACAACGTCTTACGGCACCATTTGCGAAGATAAGATCCGCATatttaaattgtttaaaaccCCGCTAATCGCACGATATATATGcgaaagtgcaaaaaaaaaaaaaaaaaaaaaaaaaattctacatatcttaattatatgtatgtttaaTTACTTCCGTAAAACTgtcagtttcaatttttcgattgaTAACggtgtcggtttttttttttttttttgcttcgaatgaatgagaagtgaaaaaactgaatttgaaattgaaagaaaaaaaaaaaaaaaaataaaataaaataaacagacACCAACAAAcgatgacaaaaatttttcatcggattcttttgttttttattaatataggCGCGGGAGTTCCGCAGAGATGGGTTTTTGCGGTGATGGGATTTTTGGCGGTGACGAACGCATATACGATGCGAATTTGCCTGTCACTCGCCATAACCGAAATGGTTAGATCGTCCGGAAGTTCGTCGAATGATACCAGCCTCGACGATACGTGCCCAGATGTCGATTCTAACACAACAAGTAGCAGCAACAGTAGCAGTGGTACTTTCGAATGGAGCGAATACACGCAAGTGAGGaggagagaattttttaattatttgttgttattttagtttcgttttttttttttcttcaaaatcatcttaattttaataaagtagaaatcgatcgtcggataatcaagaattttaatactttttgaaatcataATTCAACGGAGTCTACTTTATATATTAATcacatagtaataataataaataataataataatcacaagaAAAACTCTTGCAAAAAATGACTACAAGAAATCCGAATAGAATTATATCTGTAGTAAATTTCATCAGAATTGTATAGTCGACGCTTTTCAATttgttgtagaaaaatttttgataaaaaatcgtgTTCCGAGTAAagtaagaataattataattatacagttACAATCCCTTCATCGAATTTCAAAGCTCACAATCAAAATGATACTGTATATTAACACGCATCAAATCCTTTTCAAATCGCATGAAAAACATCTTTCAAAATATAGTAGATTCGTacgattttttcactcaaataTGGCTCATAAATTTTcctaaaacgtgttttttctattgttgtttttcaaaattttttttcaaacggtaTCGCTGAATGAGtaatcaattttaaaacaaaaaaccccCTAAGTCCAATAAAAGTTTCGGCAAAATCATTAAATTTTGGTAGTTTTTGCGATCTTACACCCTCTAGATCGCAACCACCATCTTGGATTTAGAAACTCTGATATTCCGTCTTCAGATTTCTGATCGTCGACCCGTAAAAACTCTCGTTTAACGAAATTCAGTCCAAAATATTGAGTGGAAAAAAGTGTTTGGTAGGCAAAGATGGGGCAAAGTaggccccttaagaaaataatgcctaaaatcagaataaaatgtttagttttaaCACaaacaattatgttaaattattatatagctttcttgagaaaaattaatcataaatTTAAGTTCAGTAAATCATTCGACTTTGACGAGTTGCGAGTAAAAGCACAACCGCAAACTTTTCGCATACTATAAtctgtgcaattactcgaataaatgatttccgaataattcaaattcaataaaaagttcagctgaagaaattttatcccttgttatttaaaaaaatttcacggggGGCCCAATTTCCCCCcaatttttttgagatatcaagaattttaaggtgcccactttgccccaccctacATAATATACACTGTATTTTAAGAGTTTTTCCAAGCTTGTGAATATATTCGATATATTCGATGAATAGGATCAAggttctaaaaataaaaaaaataaaaaaatttaaaaaattaacgtatCTCCGTCGTTTTCAAAACCACATCGTTCTCATCCCGCAGGGTATAATCCTGTCCTCGTTCTTCTGGGGTTACATAATAACCCAGCTTCCCGGAGGAGTGCTGGCGGACAAATTCGGGGGCAAGTACACCCTGGGCCTGGGTATATTTTCGACAGCGGTGTTCACCCTCCTAACGCCGGTGGTGGTCGAGTCCTTCGACGCGACGGGCCTGATCGTCCTGCGGTTCCTAATGGGCCTCGGGGAGGGCACGACTTTCCCGGCCGTGAACGTGCTGATAGCCCAATGGGCCCCACCGCACGAGCGTTCGAAAATTGGGACAGTCGTAATGACGGGAGCGCAGGTAGGAACCGTCCTTGGAACGGCGCTGTCCGGTGTTCTGATCCAGTATTCGTCTCTGGGCTGGCCGACGGTCTTTTACGTCTTCGGGGCCTTCGGCGTGCTCTGGTTCTTCGTTTGGCTGCTGCTCTGCTACAGCACGCCCGCGACGCATCCCTTCATTACCGACCGGGAGAAGCGTTACCTCCACGAGACGATGAACGAGCACACGCACAAGCGCGGCGGGCCAACGCTGTGGGGCCGCATCCTGCGATCGGGTCCGCTGTGGGCCCTGGTAGCCGGTAAGGTAGGGCACGACTGGGGCTTCTACACGATGGTTACCGACCTCCCACTCTACATGAGCAACGTCCTGAAGTTCTCGATACAGGCTAACGGATTCCTCTCGGCGTTGCCGTACGTCGTCATGTGGGTTGCCAGCATCGCCTCGTCATGGCTTGCCGACTGGCTTATAAAGCGAGAAAAAATCGGCATCACGAACGTCCGGAAGATTTGCACGACGATCGCCTCCGTCGGGCCAGCCATTTTCATAATCGCCGCTTCCTACGCCGGCTGTGACCGCACCGTCGTCGTGGTCCTCTTCACCCTCGGTATGGGCCTGATGGGCCCGTTCTACCCTGGCATGATGGTGAACGCGATAGACCTGAGCCCCAACTACTCGGGGACGCTGATGGCCATCGTCAACGGCATAGGCGCCATTGCTGGCATTCTCGCGCCCTACGCCGTCGGCGTTTTGACGCCAAATCAGACAATCGGCGAATGGAGAGTCGTATTTTGGATAACTTTTGTCGTCTTTTTTGTCTCAAATCTCGTTTTCGACATTTGGGCCGACGGCGAGGTTCAACCTTGGAACGATACCACGGAGGAAAACGAACGACAGGCGAGGAAGGAGATTGAGAGTAAAAATGAACAGGGAGTCGCCAATTATGCCCAGCCGAGAAGCGGAGGCAACGTCGTTACGTGAACCGAATTTTTCCGCGCtcactttattttattacaaatcgCTGAAATAACgaggaaaaacgaagaataaatCCTCACCGTCGTTAactggtgaaaataatttctacgatttttaacaaattttttttttttaggaaaattGGAACATTCGTAcaaatccgaaaaacaaaaaaaaaatcgttttcgtacaaaataaaataaatatgcatagtttctgatataaacttttttttacattttcatgaaagcttccaattttttcactaaGAAATCTACAAGCTAttactattttcaaaataaattaacaattctctATCAAAAACTatacaattttgtaaaaattcgaagtagtagaaattttcaccatggTTGTATGGTTT is a window encoding:
- the LOC124413950 gene encoding putative inorganic phosphate cotransporter isoform X1 translates to MFSQIKLFCAGVPQRWVFAVMGFLAVTNAYTMRICLSLAITEMVRSSGSSSNDTSLDDTCPDVDSNTTSSSNSSSGTFEWSEYTQGIILSSFFWGYIITQLPGGVLADKFGGKYTLGLGIFSTAVFTLLTPVVVESFDATGLIVLRFLMGLGEGTTFPAVNVLIAQWAPPHERSKIGTVVMTGAQVGTVLGTALSGVLIQYSSLGWPTVFYVFGAFGVLWFFVWLLLCYSTPATHPFITDREKRYLHETMNEHTHKRGGPTLWGRILRSGPLWALVAGKVGHDWGFYTMVTDLPLYMSNVLKFSIQANGFLSALPYVVMWVASIASSWLADWLIKREKIGITNVRKICTTIASVGPAIFIIAASYAGCDRTVVVVLFTLGMGLMGPFYPGMMVNAIDLSPNYSGTLMAIVNGIGAIAGILAPYAVGVLTPNQTIGEWRVVFWITFVVFFVSNLVFDIWADGEVQPWNDTTEENERQARKEIESKNEQGVANYAQPRSGGNVVT
- the LOC124413950 gene encoding putative inorganic phosphate cotransporter isoform X2 is translated as MIRSWRICCAGVPQRWVFAVMGFLAVTNAYTMRICLSLAITEMVRSSGSSSNDTSLDDTCPDVDSNTTSSSNSSSGTFEWSEYTQGIILSSFFWGYIITQLPGGVLADKFGGKYTLGLGIFSTAVFTLLTPVVVESFDATGLIVLRFLMGLGEGTTFPAVNVLIAQWAPPHERSKIGTVVMTGAQVGTVLGTALSGVLIQYSSLGWPTVFYVFGAFGVLWFFVWLLLCYSTPATHPFITDREKRYLHETMNEHTHKRGGPTLWGRILRSGPLWALVAGKVGHDWGFYTMVTDLPLYMSNVLKFSIQANGFLSALPYVVMWVASIASSWLADWLIKREKIGITNVRKICTTIASVGPAIFIIAASYAGCDRTVVVVLFTLGMGLMGPFYPGMMVNAIDLSPNYSGTLMAIVNGIGAIAGILAPYAVGVLTPNQTIGEWRVVFWITFVVFFVSNLVFDIWADGEVQPWNDTTEENERQARKEIESKNEQGVANYAQPRSGGNVVT